A region from the Carassius carassius chromosome 33, fCarCar2.1, whole genome shotgun sequence genome encodes:
- the LOC132113720 gene encoding alpha-galactosidase A-like, whose product MSVSNIVLIWFVSLLVPASALDNGLALTPTMGWLQWERFMCNIDCDADPRNCIREELFMEMADVMVKEGWKDAGYEFVCIDDCWTSHRRDAQGRLQADPKRFPSGIKKLADYVHAKGLKLGIYADTGTRTCEGYPGSLGYYDIDAKTFADWGVDLLKFDGCFMPDWHQLGEGYTNMSRALNQTGRSIVYSCGWPLYEWQHQQPDYEAIGKTCNHWRNYKDIYDQWSSVKSILDWTADHQKILVPVAGPGGWNDPDMLIIGNFGLSHDQQQTQMALWAIMAAPLLMSNDLRNICPKAKELLQNKQIIAINQDPLGKQGYRTLKGDSFEVWERPLSGNRLAVAVMNRQEIGGPRRFIISVAMLPSWQLCNPKCNVTQILPVYKEMGVQNLFSEVMVQVNPTGTTLLTVSPIKSSPHDTL is encoded by the exons ATGAGTGTCTCAAATATAGTCTTAATCTGGTTTGTGTCTTTATTAGTCCCAGCTTCGGCGCTGGACAATGGTCTGGCTTTAACTCCCACCATGGGCTGGTTACAATGGGAGAGATTCATGTGCAACATCGACTGTGACGCGGATCCTCGGAACTGCATTAG AGAGGAGCTGTTCATGGAGATGGCAGATGTGATGGTAAAAGAAGGATGGAAGGATGCTGGATATGAGTTTGTGTGCATTGATGATTGCTGGACCTCACACAGGAGGGACGCCCAGGGGCGTCTACAGGCTGACCCCAAGAGGTTTCCTAGTGGAATCAAAAAACTGGCAGATTAT GTCCATGCCAAAGGGCTGAAGCTGGGAATATATGCAGATACTGGCACAAGAACATGTGAAGGCTATCCTGGGAGTTTAGGCTACTATGACATCGATGCTAAAACGTTTGCAGACTGGGGTGTGGATCTGTTAAAATTCGATGGATGCTTCATGCCTGACTGGCATCAACTGGGAGAAG GTTATACAAACATGTCGAGAGCTCTAAACCAGACAGGCAGAAGTATTGTTTACTCCTGTGGATGGCCATTATATGAGTGGCAACATCAACAG ccTGACTATGAGGCAATTGGCAAGACCTGTAACCACTGGCGTAACTATAAAGACATTTATGACCAGTGGAGCAGTGTGAAGAGCATCCTGGACTGGACAGCTGATCATCAGAAGATCCTGGTCCCAGTGGCAGGACCAGGTGGATGGAATGATCCCGACATG CTAATCATAGGGAACTTCGGCCTGAGCCACGATCAGCAGCAGACTCAGATGGCCTTGTGGGCTATCATGGCTGCCCCACTTCTGATGTCCAACGACCTGCGAAACATTTGTCCTAAAGCCAAAGAACTGCTGCAGAACAAACAGATCATTGCCATTAACCAGGATCCTCTGGGCAAGCAGGGCTATCGCACCTTAAAG GGTGACAGTTTTGAGGTGTGGGAACGACCCTTGTCAGGCAACAGGCTGGCCGTGGCAGTGATGAATAGACAGGAGATTGGTGGTCCACGCAGATTCATCATTTCTGTAGCGATGCTGCCTAGTTGGCAGCTCTGCAACCCAAAGTGCAATGTAACACAGATCCTCCCTGTGTACAAGGAAATGGGTGTCCAGAATCTGTTTTCAGAGGTGATGGTCCAAGTCAATCCTACAGGCACAACACTTCTCACTGTCAGCCCTATCAAGAGCAGTCCTCatgacaccctgtga